A window of Halomonas sp. H10-9-1 contains these coding sequences:
- a CDS encoding TRAP transporter small permease — MTNSVSQWSRVGRVLQLMLEGVAGATLFGMMLLTTVDVGGRYFFNSPILGAVELTQLMLAALVFLSLPVVCWRQEHVSVDLLDAIFPSRFIWVREVLVNLVVTAALWVMSLRVWALAERAFSWGDVTEFLRIPYGYLIGLISIMLALSALLTLARAVLYLLEGFKVVKRGGPLSPGGNHD; from the coding sequence ATGACAAACTCAGTATCACAATGGTCGCGCGTTGGCCGTGTACTGCAGTTGATGCTGGAGGGGGTGGCGGGCGCCACGCTCTTCGGCATGATGCTGCTGACCACGGTGGATGTGGGCGGCCGCTACTTCTTCAACTCGCCGATCCTTGGTGCTGTCGAGCTGACGCAGCTGATGCTGGCGGCGCTGGTGTTCCTGTCGCTGCCGGTAGTGTGCTGGCGGCAGGAGCATGTCAGCGTGGACCTGCTGGATGCCATCTTTCCCTCTCGGTTCATCTGGGTGCGGGAAGTGCTGGTGAACCTGGTAGTGACGGCAGCGCTCTGGGTGATGTCCCTGCGCGTGTGGGCCCTGGCCGAACGGGCCTTTTCGTGGGGTGATGTCACCGAGTTTCTGCGCATTCCCTACGGCTACCTGATCGGGCTGATCTCGATCATGCTGGCCCTGTCGGCGCTGCTGACCCTGGCGCGGGCGGTGCTGTATCTGCTGGAAGGGTTCAAGGTGGTCAAGCGAGGCGGCCCGCTGAGCCCAGGAGGGAACCATGACTGA
- the paaB gene encoding 1,2-phenylacetyl-CoA epoxidase subunit PaaB, which produces MQDNALELFEVFIRSKRGLDHKHVGSLHSEDHAQALEYARDVYTRRSEGVSIWVVKSSDICASQEDDAEDFFDPNDDKPYRHATYYELPDAVNNM; this is translated from the coding sequence ATGCAAGACAATGCCCTGGAACTCTTTGAGGTCTTTATTCGCTCGAAGCGCGGCCTCGATCACAAGCATGTCGGAAGCCTGCATTCCGAAGACCATGCACAGGCGCTGGAGTATGCCCGCGATGTCTATACTCGCCGCAGCGAGGGCGTCAGCATCTGGGTGGTCAAGTCATCGGATATCTGCGCGTCTCAGGAAGACGATGCGGAAGACTTCTTCGACCCCAACGACGACAAACCATATCGGCACGCCACTTATTACGAACTCCCCGATGCCGTCAACAACATGTAA
- the paaD gene encoding 1,2-phenylacetyl-CoA epoxidase subunit PaaD, with product MSEISLMPEEEYHRLQQRNTSEVKELWDLLDDVKDPEIPALSIWDLGILRDIQRRGDYIVVTITPTYSGCPAINTITEDIEAALYAKGYERLEVKVKLSPAWSSEWMSSDGRRKLRNYGIAPPEDVEASEEGLSSDSQALCPRCGSRDTRLLSEFGSTACKALFQCQSCKETFDYFKTI from the coding sequence ATGAGCGAAATCTCGTTGATGCCGGAGGAAGAGTACCACCGGTTACAGCAGCGCAACACTTCCGAAGTAAAAGAGCTCTGGGACTTGCTTGATGACGTCAAGGATCCCGAAATTCCGGCACTGAGTATCTGGGACTTGGGAATACTGCGCGACATCCAGCGGCGGGGTGATTACATAGTCGTCACTATCACACCGACGTATTCTGGCTGCCCGGCAATAAACACCATTACCGAAGATATCGAGGCTGCCCTGTACGCCAAGGGATATGAGAGACTCGAGGTAAAGGTAAAGCTATCACCCGCCTGGAGCTCCGAGTGGATGTCCTCCGACGGGCGCCGCAAGCTACGCAATTACGGCATCGCCCCCCCGGAGGATGTCGAGGCCTCCGAGGAGGGCTTGAGCTCCGACTCACAGGCGCTTTGCCCACGCTGTGGCTCGCGCGATACACGACTCCTCAGTGAATTTGGCTCCACCGCATGCAAGGCGTTGTTTCAGTGCCAGTCATGCAAGGAGACCTTCGATTATTTCAAGACAATATAG
- the paaA gene encoding 1,2-phenylacetyl-CoA epoxidase subunit PaaA produces MDKIKAEEKIEPKDWMPEKYRKNLIRQISQHAHSEVIGMQPEGNFLTRAPSLRRKAILLSKIQDEAGHGLYLYSAAETLGITREEMIEALQSGKAKYASIFNYPALTWADMGAIGWLVDGAAIVNQVSLQRTSYGPYSRGMIRICKEESFHQRQGYDIMLSLVNGSSEQKAMAQDALNRFYWPALMMFGPHDSESAHSAKSMEWKIKRETNDDLRQKFVDQTASQIEFLGLEHPDKDLKWNEERGHYDSGEIDWEEFQNVINGNGHCNRQRLEHHIKAHEEGAWVREALAAYNAKKQANKSKAA; encoded by the coding sequence ATGGACAAGATCAAGGCTGAAGAGAAGATCGAGCCCAAGGACTGGATGCCCGAGAAATATCGCAAGAATCTGATTCGCCAGATTTCTCAGCATGCTCACTCGGAAGTCATTGGCATGCAGCCCGAAGGTAACTTCCTGACTCGTGCGCCTTCGTTGCGCCGCAAGGCGATCCTGCTATCGAAGATCCAGGACGAGGCTGGTCACGGGCTCTACCTCTACAGTGCCGCCGAAACCCTGGGGATTACCCGTGAGGAGATGATCGAGGCGCTGCAGAGCGGCAAGGCGAAATATGCCTCCATCTTCAACTACCCAGCGCTGACGTGGGCCGACATGGGCGCCATTGGCTGGCTGGTCGATGGGGCCGCCATCGTCAACCAGGTATCCCTGCAGCGCACCTCCTACGGCCCCTATTCACGCGGCATGATTCGCATCTGCAAGGAAGAGAGTTTCCACCAGCGCCAGGGCTACGACATCATGCTGTCCTTGGTCAACGGCAGCTCCGAGCAGAAGGCCATGGCCCAAGATGCCCTGAACCGCTTCTACTGGCCGGCACTGATGATGTTCGGTCCGCACGACTCTGAGTCGGCACACTCCGCCAAGTCCATGGAGTGGAAAATCAAGCGTGAGACCAATGACGACCTCCGCCAGAAGTTCGTCGACCAGACCGCATCACAGATCGAGTTCCTGGGGCTAGAGCATCCCGACAAGGATCTCAAGTGGAACGAAGAGCGCGGTCATTACGACAGCGGCGAGATCGACTGGGAAGAGTTCCAGAATGTCATCAACGGCAATGGCCACTGTAATCGCCAGCGCCTCGAGCACCACATCAAGGCTCATGAAGAAGGGGCCTGGGTGAGGGAGGCCCTCGCCGCCTACAACGCCAAGAAGCAGGCCAACAAGTCTAAAGCCGCCTAA
- a CDS encoding TRAP transporter small permease, producing MQTLTMRPARIGRVLQLMLEGVAGATLFGMMLLTTVDVGGRYFFNSPILGAVELTQLMLAALVFLSLPVVCWRQEHVSVDLLDAIFPSRFIWVREVLVNLVVTAALWVMSLRVWALAERAFSWGDVTEFLRIPYGYLIGLISIMLALSALLTLARAVLYLLEGFKVVKRGGPLSPGGNHD from the coding sequence ATGCAGACCCTGACGATGCGCCCGGCTCGTATTGGCCGTGTACTGCAGTTGATGCTGGAGGGGGTGGCGGGCGCCACGCTCTTCGGCATGATGCTGCTGACCACGGTGGATGTGGGCGGCCGCTACTTCTTCAACTCGCCGATCCTTGGTGCTGTCGAGCTGACGCAGCTGATGCTGGCGGCGCTGGTGTTCCTGTCGCTGCCGGTAGTGTGCTGGCGGCAGGAGCATGTCAGCGTGGACCTGCTGGATGCCATCTTTCCCTCTCGGTTCATCTGGGTGCGGGAAGTGCTGGTGAACCTGGTAGTGACGGCAGCGCTCTGGGTGATGTCCCTGCGCGTGTGGGCCCTGGCCGAACGGGCCTTTTCGTGGGGTGATGTCACCGAGTTTCTGCGCATTCCCTACGGCTACCTGATCGGGCTGATCTCGATCATGCTGGCCCTGTCGGCGCTGCTGACCCTGGCGCGGGCGGTGCTGTATCTGCTGGAAGGGTTCAAGGTGGTCAAGCGAGGCGGCCCGCTGAGCCCAGGAGGGAACCATGACTGA
- the paaC gene encoding 1,2-phenylacetyl-CoA epoxidase subunit PaaC, producing MSVNIKDATQEYATRLGDDAVVLGHRISEWVSRGPFLEEDIAYANVALDYIGRARMFYGYAAELANDGRTEDDFAYMRDDRQYRNLLLMEMPRGDFAYSQIRQLFVDIYYNLLLPKLADSKDDTLAAIAAKAIKETRYHLRRSRDWVLRLGDGTEESHRRAQAAVDSLWGYTHELFDMDETEKLLADNGIGVDTTQLREEWLKQVNAILSEATLSVPEDGWAVRGGRIGYHTENLGHLLTEMQFVHRSYPGCQW from the coding sequence ATGAGTGTCAATATTAAGGACGCGACGCAGGAATATGCAACACGCCTGGGCGATGATGCCGTCGTCCTGGGCCACCGTATTTCAGAGTGGGTCAGCCGTGGGCCCTTCCTGGAAGAGGACATCGCCTATGCCAATGTGGCGCTGGACTACATTGGCCGCGCGCGCATGTTCTATGGCTATGCAGCGGAGCTGGCCAACGATGGTCGAACCGAAGACGATTTCGCCTACATGCGCGACGACCGCCAGTACCGGAACCTGCTGCTGATGGAGATGCCACGAGGCGATTTTGCCTACTCTCAAATTCGACAGCTCTTCGTGGATATCTACTACAACCTCCTGCTGCCGAAACTGGCCGATTCCAAGGACGACACGCTGGCCGCCATCGCCGCCAAGGCAATCAAGGAAACCCGCTATCACCTGCGGCGCAGCCGTGACTGGGTGCTGCGTTTAGGCGATGGCACCGAAGAGAGCCATCGTCGCGCACAGGCTGCCGTCGACAGCCTCTGGGGCTATACCCATGAGCTGTTCGATATGGACGAGACCGAGAAGCTCTTGGCCGATAACGGTATCGGCGTCGATACCACCCAGCTTCGCGAAGAGTGGCTGAAGCAAGTCAACGCTATCCTCTCGGAAGCCACTCTGAGCGTTCCGGAAGATGGCTGGGCAGTGCGTGGTGGTCGTATCGGTTATCACACCGAGAACCTTGGCCACCTGCTGACAGAAATGCAATTCGTACACCGCTCTTACCCTGGATGCCAGTGGTAA
- a CDS encoding TRAP transporter substrate-binding protein, protein MNKTTGLILGTLTAAVMSSTALAETTLTISTWAGPNHGINTMVWPTWGAWIEEATEGRVKVNVVHDMGPPDSQMEIIADGIADATWIFHGYNAGRFELTKLPEFPTFEDFSSENASAAYWQTHQEYLAEAAEHRGVDVVAAGVHGPGWIFSSEQYETLDDMQGKRIRVGGGVMGDLSEALGLTGVALPPTGVYEAGSQGVIDGAMLVPEGLRSFRVAEIFPHTLKVDGGFYRGSFTIAMNPMFWDRISPEDREAIESVSGERLSRLFGYMMDTMDVRGVEFAEEQGHTFTELGAEDLEKLRGISDEMITEWADKVSDSRGVDAMAAIEFFREQLAVAAEEDSVAPLVPDELK, encoded by the coding sequence ATGAACAAGACTACAGGCCTGATCCTAGGCACCCTGACCGCCGCTGTGATGAGCTCTACTGCCCTTGCCGAGACCACGCTGACTATCAGTACCTGGGCCGGCCCCAATCATGGGATCAACACCATGGTGTGGCCAACATGGGGAGCATGGATCGAAGAAGCCACGGAGGGCCGCGTCAAGGTCAACGTGGTGCATGATATGGGGCCGCCCGACTCCCAGATGGAGATCATCGCCGACGGCATCGCCGATGCCACCTGGATTTTTCATGGCTATAACGCGGGCCGCTTCGAGCTGACCAAGCTGCCTGAATTCCCCACTTTCGAGGATTTCTCCTCTGAAAATGCTTCAGCCGCATACTGGCAAACCCATCAGGAATATCTGGCCGAGGCCGCTGAGCATCGTGGCGTCGATGTGGTAGCCGCCGGTGTCCACGGTCCTGGCTGGATCTTCAGCAGCGAGCAGTATGAGACCCTTGATGACATGCAGGGCAAGCGTATCCGTGTCGGTGGGGGGGTGATGGGCGACCTTTCCGAGGCTCTCGGCCTGACCGGCGTTGCCCTGCCGCCTACCGGCGTCTACGAGGCAGGCTCCCAGGGTGTCATCGATGGTGCCATGCTGGTTCCCGAGGGCCTGCGTAGCTTCCGCGTAGCCGAGATTTTCCCGCATACCCTCAAGGTGGACGGCGGCTTCTACCGCGGCAGCTTCACCATTGCCATGAATCCGATGTTCTGGGACAGGATCTCTCCCGAGGATCGTGAGGCCATCGAATCAGTTTCCGGCGAGCGTCTGTCAAGGCTGTTCGGATACATGATGGACACCATGGACGTGCGCGGCGTGGAGTTCGCCGAGGAGCAGGGCCACACCTTCACCGAACTGGGAGCTGAGGATCTCGAGAAGCTGCGCGGCATCAGCGATGAGATGATTACCGAGTGGGCCGACAAGGTCTCCGACAGCCGCGGGGTTGATGCGATGGCGGCCATCGAGTTCTTCCGTGAGCAGCTCGCCGTTGCCGCCGAGGAAGACTCCGTGGCTCCCCTGGTACCGGACGAGCTTAAGTAA
- the paaZ gene encoding phenylacetic acid degradation bifunctional protein PaaZ yields the protein MSVLQSYIAGKWLGETPAKALPSAINGDTVAHTHEETIDFAQAVDYARSTGVKSLLALDFQQRAAILKELAIYIQGRKEELYATSYHTGCTKADSWIDIDGGFGTLFAYASTGRKELPSGNVAHEGPVTQLGKDNHFNGTHILVPRRGVSVHINAFNFPIWGMLEKFAPAFLAGMPCIFKPATATSYLTEAAVRVMNDSGLLPEGALQLIIGGTGDLLDRLEEQDFVTFTGSASTALKLKSHPNIMARSIPFNAEADSLNSAIMAPDVTPEDDEFDIFAKEVAKEMTAKAGQKCTAIRRVLVPAEHLDALAERLKQRLSKIAFGNPAADGVRMGALASHDQLRDVTAAIDRLLETSECAYGRTEGLRPTGEGVENGAFIAPHLLVSRNPLNDGGAHDIEAFGPVATLMPYNGIDEALTIAAKGKGSLVTTLTTKDPAIAAEMIPVLAAQHGRLQILNAEASKESTGHGSPLPMLKHGGPGRAGGGEELGGIRSVHHYLQRTAIQGSPTMVAAVTREYVRGATVIENDIHPFRRHFDDLQVGESLLTHRRTVTEADIVNFGCLSGDHFYMHFDAIAAKETQFGQRIAHGYFVLSAAAGLFVYAGEGPVLANYGIDTLRFINPVVAGDTIRARLTCKRKIDQGRTSPEGHPQGVVMWDVAVTNQNGELVASYDILTLVAKRQ from the coding sequence ATGTCAGTCCTACAGAGTTACATTGCCGGAAAGTGGCTGGGAGAGACGCCAGCCAAGGCACTGCCCAGCGCCATCAACGGTGATACCGTTGCGCATACCCATGAGGAAACCATCGACTTCGCCCAGGCAGTCGACTATGCCCGCTCCACCGGGGTGAAGAGTCTCCTTGCGCTTGATTTCCAACAGCGCGCCGCCATCCTCAAGGAACTGGCCATCTATATCCAGGGCCGCAAGGAAGAGCTCTACGCAACCTCCTATCACACCGGCTGTACCAAGGCCGACTCCTGGATCGACATCGACGGTGGCTTCGGCACCCTGTTCGCCTACGCCTCCACCGGCCGCAAGGAGCTGCCCTCCGGCAACGTGGCCCATGAGGGACCTGTCACCCAGCTCGGCAAGGACAATCACTTCAACGGGACCCATATCCTGGTGCCTCGTCGTGGTGTCTCCGTGCACATCAATGCCTTCAACTTTCCCATCTGGGGCATGCTGGAGAAATTTGCCCCAGCCTTTCTGGCAGGCATGCCGTGTATCTTCAAGCCAGCTACGGCTACCAGCTACCTCACCGAAGCCGCTGTGCGGGTCATGAACGATTCCGGCCTGCTCCCCGAAGGCGCGCTGCAATTGATCATCGGCGGCACCGGCGACCTGCTGGACAGACTCGAAGAGCAGGATTTCGTCACTTTCACCGGCTCAGCCAGTACCGCCCTGAAGTTGAAGAGCCACCCCAACATCATGGCCAGGAGTATCCCCTTCAACGCCGAGGCGGACTCCCTCAACAGCGCCATCATGGCCCCGGATGTCACCCCGGAAGACGACGAGTTCGATATCTTCGCCAAGGAAGTAGCGAAGGAGATGACCGCCAAGGCCGGCCAGAAGTGTACCGCCATACGCCGGGTGCTGGTGCCAGCCGAGCACCTGGACGCCCTGGCTGAACGCCTCAAACAGCGACTGAGCAAGATTGCCTTCGGCAACCCCGCCGCTGACGGCGTTCGCATGGGCGCTCTCGCTTCCCATGACCAGCTGAGAGACGTCACGGCCGCCATCGATCGCCTGCTGGAAACCAGCGAATGCGCGTACGGCCGAACCGAAGGCCTGCGCCCCACGGGCGAAGGAGTGGAGAATGGCGCCTTTATCGCGCCTCATCTGCTGGTCAGCCGCAACCCGCTGAACGACGGCGGCGCCCACGACATCGAGGCCTTCGGTCCGGTAGCCACCCTGATGCCCTACAACGGCATCGACGAGGCCCTGACCATCGCCGCCAAAGGCAAAGGCAGCCTGGTCACCACGCTCACCACCAAGGATCCGGCCATCGCCGCCGAGATGATCCCGGTGCTGGCCGCCCAGCATGGTCGCCTGCAGATCCTGAACGCCGAAGCGTCCAAAGAATCTACCGGCCATGGCTCCCCGCTGCCCATGCTCAAGCATGGCGGTCCGGGTCGCGCCGGGGGTGGCGAAGAACTCGGCGGCATTCGTTCCGTGCACCACTATCTGCAGCGCACCGCCATCCAGGGCTCACCCACCATGGTCGCCGCGGTAACCCGCGAGTATGTGCGTGGCGCCACGGTGATCGAGAACGATATCCACCCTTTCCGTCGCCACTTCGACGACCTGCAGGTGGGCGAATCTCTGCTGACCCATCGCCGCACTGTCACCGAGGCTGACATCGTCAACTTCGGCTGCCTTTCGGGCGACCATTTCTACATGCACTTCGACGCGATCGCCGCCAAGGAGACCCAGTTCGGCCAGCGCATCGCCCATGGCTACTTCGTGCTCTCCGCCGCCGCCGGTCTGTTCGTCTATGCCGGCGAAGGCCCCGTGCTGGCAAACTATGGCATCGACACCCTTCGATTCATCAACCCTGTGGTCGCCGGCGATACCATCCGTGCTCGCCTGACGTGCAAGCGCAAGATCGATCAGGGCCGAACCTCACCCGAGGGGCACCCCCAGGGAGTGGTCATGTGGGACGTGGCAGTCACCAACCAGAACGGCGAGCTGGTGGCCAGCTATGACATTCTGACGTTGGTCGCAAAGCGACAGTAA
- the paaE gene encoding 1,2-phenylacetyl-CoA epoxidase subunit PaaE, with the protein MSDTNFYTLRIADVQPETDTAIRVTFDIPEELKETFDFIQGQFLTLRTTIDGEEVRRSYSICSGVKDGHMRVGIKRVKNGRFSNYANDHFKRGMEIDVMPPQGSFYTQLDENNAKQYMCIAAGSGITPVLSIVKSVLDTEPNSKVTLIYGNRRSNSVMFKDELSFVKNRHMDRFQWLNIMNYEDQGADLLNGKIDNKKGYELQKSGLIDIKNTDEAFICGPEAMMAEVSHGFRLEGLSNEQIHYELFANSAADSEKMLEKAQQRIAEYGEEKSSKVTVVADGRSVMFDLATVGENILDAGIANGMDLPYSCKAGVCSTCKCKLVVGEVDMDVTHGLEKHEIEAGYVLSCQAHPLTDEVTLDFDQR; encoded by the coding sequence ATGTCAGACACGAACTTCTATACGCTGAGAATCGCCGACGTCCAGCCGGAGACGGACACCGCCATACGTGTGACTTTTGACATTCCCGAGGAGCTGAAGGAAACCTTCGACTTCATTCAGGGACAGTTCCTGACACTGCGAACCACGATTGATGGCGAGGAGGTCCGCCGCTCCTACTCTATCTGTTCCGGCGTCAAGGATGGCCATATGCGAGTCGGCATAAAGCGCGTCAAGAATGGTCGCTTCTCCAACTATGCCAATGACCATTTCAAGCGCGGCATGGAGATCGATGTCATGCCGCCACAGGGCAGCTTCTATACCCAGCTGGATGAAAACAATGCCAAGCAATACATGTGTATTGCCGCAGGCTCCGGCATCACACCGGTACTGTCGATTGTGAAATCCGTTCTTGATACGGAGCCCAACAGTAAGGTGACGCTGATCTATGGCAACCGCCGCAGCAATTCTGTGATGTTCAAGGATGAGCTGAGCTTCGTAAAGAATCGCCACATGGACCGCTTCCAGTGGCTCAACATCATGAACTACGAAGACCAGGGCGCTGACCTTCTCAACGGCAAGATTGACAACAAGAAGGGCTACGAACTTCAGAAAAGTGGCCTGATCGATATCAAGAACACCGATGAAGCCTTTATCTGCGGCCCCGAGGCCATGATGGCTGAGGTCTCGCATGGCTTTCGCCTCGAGGGCCTGAGCAATGAGCAGATCCATTATGAGCTGTTCGCTAACTCTGCTGCGGACTCCGAGAAAATGCTCGAGAAGGCGCAGCAGCGCATCGCGGAGTATGGCGAGGAGAAGAGCAGCAAGGTGACCGTGGTCGCGGATGGCCGCTCCGTGATGTTCGATCTGGCCACGGTAGGCGAAAACATCCTGGACGCCGGGATCGCCAACGGCATGGACCTTCCCTATTCCTGCAAGGCCGGCGTCTGCTCCACCTGCAAGTGCAAGCTGGTAGTGGGCGAAGTGGATATGGATGTGACCCACGGCCTCGAGAAGCACGAAATCGAGGCGGGCTATGTGCTGAGCTGCCAGGCTCACCCTCTCACCGATGAAGTGACCCTCGACTTCGATCAGCGCTGA
- a CDS encoding TRAP transporter large permease, with protein MTEALYGFAALLVLVFLRVPLAFAMGIVGFAGFYYLTGNVSAAESMAARRVVDTAMDYGLSVIPLFILMGNFVSHAGLSDALFRASNGFLGHRKGGQAMATIVACGGFSAICGSSLATCATMGRVAMPQMRKYGYKDSLASASIAAGGTLGILIPPSVMLVIYGILTETSIRELFAAGFIPGILGIFLYLGAVKWVLWRDPDAGPAAERVPWPERIAALKSVGSTLALFVLVIGGIYLGVFTPTEAAGIGAMGAFLIALMRRSLSPRVLMNVLMDTVRTTAMLFAVVLTALIFANFINRAGLPNDLLNLVTGMNVAPFVVILTIIAIYVVLGCVFESMSMLLLTVPVFFPVVAGLGYDLVWFGILVVIVIEISLITPPVGMNVFVLRAVLPDVATGTIFRGVTPFWVAGTIRALLVLLLPGIVLFLPDLLY; from the coding sequence ATGACTGAAGCACTCTACGGATTTGCGGCTTTGCTGGTGCTGGTGTTCCTGCGGGTCCCCCTGGCCTTCGCGATGGGGATCGTCGGTTTCGCCGGCTTCTACTACCTGACCGGTAACGTGAGCGCTGCCGAGTCGATGGCGGCGCGGCGGGTGGTGGATACCGCCATGGACTACGGCCTGTCGGTGATCCCGCTGTTTATCCTGATGGGCAACTTCGTTTCCCATGCCGGGTTGTCGGATGCCCTGTTCCGGGCCTCCAATGGCTTTCTGGGACACCGCAAGGGCGGCCAGGCGATGGCTACCATCGTGGCCTGCGGTGGCTTCAGTGCCATCTGCGGTTCCAGTCTTGCCACTTGCGCAACCATGGGACGCGTCGCCATGCCGCAGATGCGCAAGTATGGCTACAAGGACTCGCTGGCCTCGGCCTCCATCGCCGCCGGCGGCACTCTGGGCATCCTGATTCCGCCCAGCGTGATGCTGGTGATCTACGGCATCCTCACCGAGACCAGTATCCGCGAGCTGTTTGCCGCAGGCTTCATTCCCGGCATCCTCGGGATCTTCCTCTACCTGGGGGCGGTCAAGTGGGTGCTGTGGCGCGACCCCGACGCGGGCCCGGCGGCGGAGCGGGTGCCCTGGCCGGAGCGCATCGCCGCGCTGAAGAGCGTGGGCAGTACCCTGGCGCTGTTCGTGCTGGTAATCGGCGGCATCTATCTGGGCGTGTTCACGCCCACCGAGGCGGCGGGTATCGGTGCGATGGGGGCCTTCCTGATCGCCCTGATGCGCCGTTCCCTGTCACCGCGAGTGTTGATGAACGTGCTGATGGACACGGTGCGTACCACGGCGATGCTGTTTGCGGTGGTGCTGACGGCGCTGATCTTCGCCAACTTCATCAACCGGGCGGGGCTGCCCAATGATCTGCTCAACCTGGTCACCGGCATGAACGTGGCGCCCTTCGTGGTGATCCTGACGATCATCGCCATCTATGTGGTGCTGGGCTGCGTGTTCGAGAGCATGTCGATGCTGCTGTTGACGGTACCGGTGTTCTTCCCGGTGGTGGCGGGGCTCGGCTATGACCTGGTGTGGTTCGGCATCCTGGTAGTGATCGTGATCGAGATCAGCCTGATCACGCCTCCGGTGGGGATGAACGTCTTCGTGCTTCGTGCGGTACTGCCGGATGTGGCGACGGGGACGATCTTCCGCGGGGTGACGCCGTTCTGGGTGGCGGGCACGATCCGCGCCCTGCTGGTGCTGTTGCTCCCCGGTATCGTACTCTTCCTTCCTGACCTGCTTTACTAG
- a CDS encoding MarR family winged helix-turn-helix transcriptional regulator translates to MADRISDELERMYSQRYGLNVAQWRVLSWLSHCDDLTAKKICAYTNMDKARVSRAIQALEDRGLIKRSPSPRDQRVHDLHLTQEGGRLLEGLIPDAHSWESELVSTLSASEYRDLLNAMSKLERQLERIG, encoded by the coding sequence TTGGCGGACCGCATCAGCGATGAGCTGGAGCGTATGTACTCCCAGCGTTATGGCCTCAACGTCGCCCAGTGGCGAGTGCTGTCATGGCTGAGCCACTGCGATGACCTGACCGCCAAGAAAATTTGTGCGTACACCAACATGGATAAAGCACGGGTATCACGCGCGATACAGGCCCTGGAGGACAGAGGCCTGATCAAGCGCAGTCCCTCACCTCGCGACCAGCGTGTCCATGATCTGCATCTGACACAGGAAGGAGGGCGATTGCTGGAGGGGCTTATTCCCGATGCTCACTCCTGGGAGTCTGAACTGGTCTCCACGCTGAGTGCCAGCGAGTACCGTGACCTGCTGAATGCCATGAGCAAGCTGGAGCGACAGCTTGAGCGTATCGGTTAG